One genomic window of Niveibacterium sp. SC-1 includes the following:
- a CDS encoding TIGR03088 family PEP-CTERM/XrtA system glycosyltransferase → MVDPRPLIAHIVYSFRVGGLENGMVNLINRLPDSHYRHAVIALTAVDPTFAARIKRDDVQYLSLHKSPGQGAKLFPRMHRLLRELSPAIVHTRNLAALEMNAPAWSAGVPVRIHGEHGWDENDPGGRKPLPRWIRKGYRPFVTHYIALSRELENYLAQGVGVAATRRDLICNGVDAQRFRPREGARQALKDAPFTGPGLCVIGTVGRLQAVKDQAGLVQAFAILASRPGCEHVRLVIVGEGPQRAEVEAAVAASGIAEKIWLAGERSDVAELMRSFDVFALPSLAEGISNTVLEAMACGLPVVATAVGGNPELVGDGITGTLVPVSDREALADALQAYVKDAARLRAHGEAARGRIEESFSLDGMVGRYDALYRRMLERAARPKQ, encoded by the coding sequence ATGGTCGACCCGCGCCCCCTGATCGCGCACATCGTCTACAGCTTTCGCGTGGGCGGGCTGGAAAACGGGATGGTCAACCTGATCAACCGTCTCCCGGATTCACATTACCGTCATGCGGTGATTGCGCTGACCGCCGTGGATCCCACGTTCGCTGCCCGCATCAAGCGCGACGACGTGCAGTACCTTTCCCTGCACAAATCACCCGGGCAGGGAGCCAAGCTCTTTCCGCGCATGCATCGGCTTCTGCGCGAGTTGTCGCCAGCCATCGTGCATACGCGCAACCTTGCGGCGCTGGAGATGAATGCGCCTGCCTGGAGTGCCGGCGTGCCGGTGCGCATCCACGGCGAACACGGCTGGGACGAGAACGACCCGGGCGGCCGAAAGCCGCTTCCACGCTGGATCCGCAAGGGCTACCGGCCCTTCGTGACGCATTACATTGCGCTCTCCCGTGAGCTGGAGAACTATCTGGCCCAAGGTGTTGGCGTCGCCGCGACGCGTCGGGATCTGATCTGCAACGGTGTCGATGCACAGCGCTTCAGACCGCGCGAAGGCGCGCGGCAGGCGCTCAAAGATGCGCCCTTCACGGGGCCAGGGCTTTGCGTGATCGGCACGGTGGGGCGACTGCAGGCAGTCAAGGACCAGGCGGGACTGGTTCAGGCTTTCGCAATCCTGGCTTCGCGCCCCGGCTGTGAGCATGTGCGGCTCGTGATCGTCGGCGAGGGCCCGCAGCGTGCCGAAGTCGAAGCCGCGGTCGCCGCAAGCGGGATTGCCGAGAAGATCTGGCTGGCGGGTGAGCGGAGTGACGTTGCGGAGTTGATGCGCAGTTTCGATGTGTTTGCGCTGCCCTCGCTGGCCGAAGGCATCTCGAACACGGTCCTGGAGGCAATGGCCTGCGGGTTGCCCGTAGTCGCGACGGCGGTGGGCGGCAATCCCGAACTGGTCGGGGACGGGATCACCGGAACGCTGGTACCGGTCAGCGATCGCGAGGCGCTGGCCGACGCCCTGCAGGCGTACGTGAAGGATGCGGCTCGCTTGCGCGCTCACGGCGAAGCGGCGCGCGGACGCATCGAGGAGAGTTTCAGCCTGGACGGCATGGTGGGGCGCTATGACGCGCTGTACCGCAGGATGCTGGAGCGGGCAGCACGGCCGAAACAATAG
- a CDS encoding glycosyltransferase family 4 protein — MKILYHHRTASRDGQAVHIDELIASLRARGHEVRVVAPAVADPDSMGGKVSWVHRLKRHAPKAIYELMELAYSFVAYRRLMDEAGRFQPDVLYERYNLFLLAGVALRKRLGLPLLLEVNAPLVHERTRYGGLSLKRLARWAEGKTWRSADVVLPVTRVLASHVEAAGAAPSRIRVIPNGINRAHFGHAKSMAEAKRALRLEEKLVLGFTGFVRDWHGVDRVLRWMAGADAPRNAFLLIVGDGPARAELEALADELGLQEHLRFTGVVDRAVVPDHVAAFDIALQPAVVPYASPLKLMEYLVLAKAIVAPREPNLLEVLDADRNALLFDGRDPEGLAQALSRLCADPALRERLGRGAEETIERLGLTWDSNAARVEALAQACLQRNAVAEPLPASVR; from the coding sequence ATGAAAATCCTGTATCACCATCGCACCGCCTCCCGTGACGGACAGGCGGTGCACATCGACGAATTGATTGCCTCCCTGCGAGCGCGCGGCCATGAAGTGCGCGTCGTCGCGCCTGCTGTAGCCGACCCGGACAGCATGGGCGGCAAGGTGAGCTGGGTGCATCGGCTCAAGCGCCATGCGCCCAAGGCGATCTACGAGCTGATGGAACTGGCCTATTCCTTTGTGGCCTATCGTCGCCTGATGGATGAGGCCGGGCGTTTCCAGCCCGACGTGCTGTACGAGCGCTACAACCTCTTCCTGCTCGCGGGCGTGGCCTTGCGCAAGCGGCTTGGCCTGCCGCTGCTGCTGGAGGTCAACGCGCCGCTGGTGCACGAGCGGACACGCTACGGCGGACTGTCGCTCAAACGACTCGCGCGCTGGGCGGAGGGCAAGACCTGGCGTTCGGCCGATGTCGTGCTGCCGGTCACCCGGGTACTGGCGAGCCATGTGGAGGCGGCTGGAGCGGCGCCGTCCAGAATCCGGGTCATCCCCAACGGCATCAACCGCGCCCACTTTGGACATGCAAAGAGCATGGCTGAGGCCAAGCGCGCGCTGCGCCTGGAGGAGAAGCTGGTGCTCGGTTTCACCGGTTTCGTGCGCGACTGGCACGGGGTCGACAGGGTGCTGCGCTGGATGGCTGGCGCCGATGCGCCGCGCAACGCCTTCCTGCTGATCGTCGGAGACGGCCCGGCACGGGCCGAGCTGGAGGCGCTCGCGGACGAGCTCGGCCTGCAGGAGCATCTGCGCTTTACCGGCGTGGTGGATCGCGCCGTGGTGCCGGACCATGTGGCCGCTTTCGACATCGCGCTTCAACCGGCTGTCGTGCCCTATGCGTCTCCGCTCAAGCTGATGGAGTACCTGGTCCTGGCGAAGGCGATTGTCGCGCCGCGCGAGCCGAATCTGCTGGAGGTCCTGGACGCGGATCGCAATGCGCTGCTCTTCGACGGGCGTGATCCGGAAGGGCTGGCGCAAGCTCTCTCAAGGCTCTGTGCCGATCCGGCCCTGCGCGAGCGGCTGGGGCGGGGCGCGGAAGAAACCATCGAGCGCCTGGGCCTGACCTGGGACAGCAATGCGGCTCGCGTCGAAGCCCTGGCGCAGGCCTGCCTGCAGCGCAATGCCGTGGCGGAGCCGCTGCCAGCCAGTGTGCGTTGA
- a CDS encoding XrtA/PEP-CTERM system amidotransferase, with the protein MCGIAGIFDTRAKRDVARDIVERMATVQTHRGPDEAGFHFEPGVGLAHRRLSIIDVSTGQQPLWNEDQSVAVVFNGEIYNFQSLVPELQALGHVFHTHSDTEVIVHAWEAWGEDCVRRFRGMFAFALWDRNRGTLFLARDRLGVKPLYYAVLDDGMLLFGSELKALLQHPTLDRRIDPQCVEDYFALGYVPEPRTIFAGAKKLPPGHVLCVRRGEPIGETREYWDVHFAEEAVQSEEVACAELIERLHESVRLRMISEVPLGAFLSGGVDSSAVVAAMAHLSPDPVTTCSIAFDDPHYNESEFAAMVAQRYRTRHHVEMVASDDFDLIDTLATLYDEPYADSSAIPTYRVCQLARKRVTVALSGDGGDESFGGYRRYRMHMTEERMRAALPLGVRKPVFGALGRMYPKADWAPRAFRAKTTFEALARTSVEAYFHTISVLRDRERHALYSGGFRAQLSGYSAQEIFRTHARRAQTEDPLSLIQYLDMKTYLVGDINTKVDRASMAHSLEVREPLMDHELVEWIARLPSSLKLRAAEGKYLFKRALEPYLPNDVLYRPKMGFAVPLARWFRGPLKQRVREAVLGDRLADSGFFNPGELRRMVDQHQSGIKDHSAPLWSLLMFEAFLRKVVDETGAGVAPEPIRAAS; encoded by the coding sequence ATGTGCGGCATCGCCGGCATTTTTGATACCCGCGCGAAGCGGGATGTCGCACGCGACATCGTTGAACGCATGGCCACGGTGCAGACGCACCGCGGACCGGACGAAGCCGGGTTCCACTTCGAGCCCGGAGTGGGACTGGCCCACCGGCGGCTCTCCATCATCGACGTCTCCACCGGCCAGCAACCGCTGTGGAACGAGGACCAGAGCGTCGCCGTCGTTTTCAACGGTGAGATCTACAACTTTCAGAGCCTGGTGCCCGAGCTGCAGGCGCTGGGCCACGTCTTCCACACCCACAGCGACACTGAAGTCATCGTCCACGCCTGGGAGGCCTGGGGCGAGGATTGCGTGCGGCGTTTCCGCGGCATGTTCGCCTTCGCGCTGTGGGACCGTAATCGCGGCACGCTCTTCTTGGCACGCGATCGGCTCGGCGTAAAGCCGCTCTACTACGCGGTGCTGGACGACGGCATGTTGCTCTTCGGCTCCGAGCTGAAGGCGCTGCTGCAGCATCCGACGCTCGATCGCCGCATCGATCCGCAGTGTGTTGAAGACTACTTCGCGCTCGGCTACGTGCCCGAGCCGCGCACCATCTTCGCTGGCGCGAAGAAGCTGCCACCCGGCCACGTGCTCTGCGTGCGCCGTGGCGAACCCATCGGCGAGACCCGCGAATACTGGGACGTGCATTTCGCGGAAGAAGCCGTGCAAAGCGAAGAGGTTGCCTGCGCGGAGCTCATCGAACGCCTGCATGAGTCGGTGCGGCTGCGCATGATTTCCGAGGTTCCTTTGGGGGCCTTCCTCTCGGGTGGCGTGGACTCCTCCGCGGTGGTCGCGGCGATGGCGCACCTGTCGCCCGACCCGGTCACGACCTGCTCGATCGCCTTCGACGATCCGCACTACAACGAGTCCGAGTTCGCCGCGATGGTTGCGCAGCGCTATCGCACGCGGCATCACGTGGAGATGGTGGCGAGCGACGACTTCGATCTGATCGATACCCTGGCGACGCTCTACGACGAGCCTTATGCGGACAGCTCGGCGATTCCGACTTATCGCGTCTGCCAGCTCGCGCGCAAGCGGGTGACCGTTGCCCTTTCCGGTGATGGCGGTGACGAGAGCTTTGGCGGCTACCGCCGCTATCGCATGCATATGACGGAGGAGCGCATGCGTGCGGCATTGCCGCTGGGCGTGCGCAAGCCGGTCTTCGGCGCACTGGGCCGCATGTACCCGAAGGCGGACTGGGCGCCGCGCGCGTTCCGCGCCAAGACGACCTTCGAAGCACTGGCGCGGACCTCGGTGGAAGCCTACTTCCATACGATTTCCGTGCTGCGCGATCGCGAACGCCATGCGCTCTACAGCGGCGGATTCCGTGCGCAACTGTCGGGTTACAGCGCGCAGGAGATCTTCCGTACCCACGCGCGGCGGGCTCAGACCGAGGATCCCTTGAGCCTGATCCAGTATCTGGACATGAAGACCTATCTGGTCGGTGACATCAACACCAAGGTCGATCGCGCTTCGATGGCGCACTCTCTGGAGGTGCGCGAACCCCTGATGGACCACGAGCTGGTCGAATGGATCGCGCGCCTGCCGTCCTCGTTGAAGCTGCGTGCCGCCGAGGGCAAGTATCTCTTCAAGCGTGCGCTCGAGCCCTACCTGCCGAACGATGTCTTGTACCGGCCCAAGATGGGTTTCGCGGTGCCGCTGGCGCGCTGGTTCCGTGGTCCGCTCAAGCAGCGGGTGCGGGAGGCCGTGCTCGGTGACCGCCTGGCCGACAGCGGCTTTTTCAACCCCGGCGAGCTACGCCGCATGGTCGACCAGCACCAGTCCGGTATCAAGGATCACAGCGCCCCCCTGTGGTCGCTGCTGATGTTCGAAGCCTTCCTGCGCAAGGTCGTCGATGAGACCGGCGCCGGTGTGGCCCCCGAGCCGATCCGCGCCGCGAGCTGA
- a CDS encoding glycosyltransferase family 4 protein → MKRPLRVLLFSTLFPSATRPTHGVFVETRLRELRKLGDIEVQVVAPVPWFPSRHPRFGEWAQMAATPEIEEREGLKVWHPRYFLPPRVGMRVAPLTLALGARATVARLRREGFDFDLIDAHYYYPDGVAAALLSRWFGRPFVVTARGTDLNLIPQYALPRRLIRWAADQAQASIGVCAALAESLRELGVAPERLHVMRNGVDLQRFTPLPREESRAKLGLPESGTLLVSVGHLIERKGHHLAIEALAKLPQARLAIVGEGPERGRLEALACGLGVEERVRFAGSRPNTELALWYSAADVSILASSREGWANVLLESMACGTPVVASNIWGTPEVVREAVAGELFAPREASALLAALRTLLDRRPPREAVRRYAEGFSWEETSRAQRALFERIVLTPERARA, encoded by the coding sequence ATGAAGCGTCCGCTGCGCGTCCTGCTCTTCTCCACCCTCTTCCCGAGTGCCACGCGCCCGACGCATGGCGTTTTCGTCGAGACCCGCCTGCGCGAGTTGCGCAAACTGGGTGACATCGAGGTCCAGGTCGTGGCGCCGGTGCCCTGGTTCCCCTCGCGCCATCCGCGCTTCGGCGAATGGGCCCAGATGGCCGCGACGCCTGAGATCGAGGAGCGCGAAGGGCTCAAGGTCTGGCATCCGCGCTATTTCCTGCCGCCCAGGGTTGGCATGCGCGTCGCGCCCCTGACCCTGGCGCTGGGTGCTCGCGCGACGGTCGCGCGTCTGCGTCGCGAGGGATTCGACTTCGACCTGATCGACGCCCACTACTACTACCCCGACGGCGTAGCCGCGGCCCTGCTGTCGCGCTGGTTCGGGCGTCCCTTCGTGGTGACGGCGCGCGGCACCGACCTGAACCTGATTCCGCAATACGCCTTGCCGCGCCGCCTGATCCGTTGGGCCGCGGACCAGGCTCAGGCCTCGATCGGCGTCTGCGCAGCCCTGGCCGAGAGCCTGCGCGAACTCGGTGTCGCGCCCGAGCGCCTGCACGTGATGCGCAACGGGGTGGACCTGCAGCGTTTCACGCCCCTGCCGCGCGAAGAGAGTCGCGCGAAACTGGGCCTGCCGGAGTCGGGCACCTTGCTGGTATCCGTCGGGCACCTGATCGAACGCAAGGGCCATCACCTTGCGATCGAAGCGCTGGCGAAGCTGCCGCAAGCGCGGCTGGCGATTGTCGGTGAAGGTCCGGAGCGCGGCCGCCTGGAGGCGCTCGCCTGCGGGCTCGGCGTGGAAGAGCGGGTGCGTTTCGCCGGCTCGCGGCCGAATACCGAGCTCGCGCTCTGGTACAGCGCGGCGGACGTGTCCATCCTCGCCTCATCGCGCGAGGGCTGGGCCAATGTGTTGCTCGAAAGCATGGCTTGCGGCACGCCGGTAGTGGCTTCCAATATCTGGGGGACGCCGGAGGTCGTGCGCGAAGCGGTGGCTGGTGAGCTGTTCGCGCCGCGTGAGGCGTCGGCCCTGCTCGCCGCGCTGCGGACGCTCCTTGATCGGCGCCCGCCACGGGAAGCCGTGCGGCGCTACGCCGAAGGCTTCAGCTGGGAAGAGACCTCGCGGGCGCAGCGCGCCTTGTTCGAGCGCATCGTTTTGACTCCGGAGCGTGCACGTGCGTGA
- a CDS encoding putative O-glycosylation ligase, exosortase A system-associated: MRDILVCLMALGPLPYALAHPWVGMMVWVFVSLLNPHRYAWGFASGMPFAAAAAAAVFAGIVFTRDERRAPSSAPAVILILLSLWICVTQAFAIFPEASIPMLSRVLKIYLLTVVAMCVIVTPKQIRALVWVMTLSILVLSAKGGLFTLLSAGAYRVWGPPESFIEDNNSFALAALMVVPLTIFLAGEIRERHKWWSRLLIACVPLSILSALGSHSRGALLAMVAMLTFLIAKSRKKFLLIVLVIAATPAVVAFLPQEWFARMETIETYQQDASAQGRLNSWNMAINLAKDRITGGGFALANRAVFEMYAPDPTIPLAAHSIYFQVLGEHGFIGLFLFLSLWFVTWRQAKWVTRNASSFEDLGWMANLARMIQVSLIAYLAGGAFLSMSYWDMPYYEVVAVVAMRRHIMERRAALAHEPAARADSSRSSPSTVSQPAL; the protein is encoded by the coding sequence GTGCGTGACATCCTCGTCTGCCTGATGGCCCTCGGGCCCTTGCCCTACGCACTGGCACATCCCTGGGTCGGGATGATGGTGTGGGTCTTCGTGAGTCTGCTCAATCCGCACCGCTACGCCTGGGGCTTCGCCTCCGGCATGCCGTTCGCCGCGGCTGCGGCGGCCGCGGTCTTCGCCGGCATCGTGTTTACCCGCGACGAGCGTCGTGCGCCGAGCAGCGCCCCCGCGGTGATACTGATCCTGCTCTCGCTCTGGATCTGCGTGACTCAAGCCTTCGCGATCTTTCCCGAAGCCTCGATACCCATGCTCTCGCGGGTCCTCAAGATTTACCTGCTGACCGTCGTCGCGATGTGCGTGATCGTCACGCCCAAGCAGATCCGCGCACTGGTCTGGGTGATGACGCTGTCCATCCTGGTGCTGTCGGCAAAGGGCGGACTGTTCACGCTGCTGTCGGCCGGCGCCTACCGGGTGTGGGGACCGCCGGAGTCCTTCATCGAGGACAACAACTCCTTCGCCCTGGCCGCGCTGATGGTGGTTCCGCTGACGATCTTCCTCGCCGGTGAAATCCGCGAACGACACAAATGGTGGAGCCGGCTTCTGATCGCCTGTGTGCCGCTGTCCATCCTCTCCGCGTTGGGCAGCCACTCGCGCGGGGCGCTGCTGGCCATGGTAGCCATGCTGACCTTCCTGATCGCCAAGAGCCGCAAGAAATTCCTGCTGATCGTCCTGGTCATCGCCGCCACGCCGGCGGTGGTCGCCTTCCTGCCGCAGGAGTGGTTCGCGCGCATGGAAACGATCGAGACCTACCAGCAGGACGCCTCGGCACAGGGGCGTCTGAACTCATGGAACATGGCCATTAACCTCGCCAAGGACCGGATCACGGGCGGCGGCTTCGCGCTGGCCAATCGCGCGGTCTTCGAAATGTATGCGCCGGATCCCACCATCCCGCTGGCTGCACACAGCATCTACTTCCAGGTGCTGGGCGAGCACGGCTTCATCGGCCTCTTCCTGTTCCTCTCGCTCTGGTTCGTGACCTGGCGGCAGGCGAAATGGGTCACGCGCAACGCTTCGTCCTTCGAGGACCTGGGCTGGATGGCGAACCTGGCCCGCATGATCCAGGTGAGCCTGATCGCCTATCTGGCAGGCGGGGCCTTCCTCTCCATGTCTTACTGGGACATGCCCTACTACGAGGTGGTGGCCGTGGTGGCGATGCGTCGTCACATCATGGAGCGGCGGGCGGCGCTCGCGCACGAACCTGCCGCGCGCGCCGACAGCTCGCGGTCCTCCCCTTCGACTGTGTCCCAGCCCGCGCTCTGA
- a CDS encoding polysaccharide deacetylase family protein — MLKPFFSLLSPAGPRARLSILIFHRVLSAPDPMFPGEMHAQRFDEMLGWLGRWFNVLPLSLAVKLMQEGRLPSRAAAITFDDGYADNLDVAAPILSRHRMHASFFISTGFLDGGRMWNDGLIEAVRRTRLEALDAGEFGRYPLSDWQARRAAAEGLIDRIKYLEPAMRLAAVEQVARAADSSLPGDLMMSSDQVARLHQLGFEIGAHTIHHPILARVSEDEAREEISRGRATLESLIQAPVRLFAYPNGKPGRDYAAAHVRMVRQLGFDAAVSTAWGASRQGDDVFQLRRFTPWDFARRKFGVRMARNLLQPASQALA; from the coding sequence ATGCTCAAGCCGTTCTTCAGCCTGCTGTCACCCGCCGGGCCGCGTGCCCGGCTTTCGATACTGATCTTCCACCGCGTGTTGTCCGCCCCCGATCCGATGTTTCCGGGCGAGATGCATGCGCAGCGCTTCGACGAGATGCTCGGCTGGCTGGGGCGCTGGTTCAACGTGCTGCCGCTGTCGCTGGCGGTCAAGCTGATGCAGGAGGGGCGGCTTCCTTCGCGCGCGGCGGCGATCACCTTCGACGACGGCTATGCCGACAACCTGGACGTGGCCGCGCCCATACTCAGTCGGCATCGCATGCACGCGAGCTTCTTCATTTCGACTGGTTTCCTCGACGGCGGGCGGATGTGGAATGACGGCCTGATCGAGGCGGTGCGCCGCACGCGGCTGGAAGCGCTGGATGCCGGCGAGTTCGGGCGCTATCCGCTGAGTGACTGGCAGGCACGCCGGGCAGCTGCCGAAGGCCTGATCGACCGCATCAAGTATCTGGAGCCGGCGATGCGCCTCGCCGCGGTCGAGCAGGTCGCGCGCGCGGCGGACAGTAGCTTGCCTGGCGACCTGATGATGAGTTCTGACCAGGTGGCGCGCCTGCATCAGCTGGGTTTCGAGATCGGCGCGCACACGATCCACCATCCGATCCTGGCGCGGGTGTCCGAAGACGAGGCGCGTGAGGAGATCTCGCGCGGCCGCGCGACGCTCGAATCCCTGATCCAGGCGCCCGTGCGGCTCTTCGCCTATCCGAACGGCAAGCCGGGCCGCGACTATGCCGCGGCGCATGTGCGGATGGTGCGTCAGCTCGGTTTCGACGCGGCCGTCTCGACCGCCTGGGGCGCCTCGCGCCAAGGCGACGACGTGTTCCAGTTGCGCCGCTTCACGCCCTGGGATTTCGCCCGCCGCAAGTTTGGCGTGCGCATGGCGCGCAATCTGCTGCAGCCGGCCAGCCAGGCACTTGCCTGA
- a CDS encoding asparagine synthase C-terminal domain-containing protein, producing MSARENRLIGRFDALQLDAAQDFARQQGEPAIHIERPGLLLDAAGPDLRVVADARLLALVIGRPRQAPSAEGDVALLGGLRRDAQTFLNRLGGRVAVVWIDLDRRELAIASDRFNTRGLCWAREADSLAFAIGADRVPLQSPQIDVQALFDYLYFHVIPAPRTVFAGVSRLEPGCLLRSDAVGSRAEAWWQPHFEAIAGRPLETLKREFREAVQGAVAREAAEGEVAAFLSGGTDSSTVVGMLRQVNGGAPRGYSIGFEAEGYDEIEYARIAAKAFGADHKEYYIRPADLVANIPLVAGFYDQPFGNSSALPAFCLAQMARADGYTKLLAGDGGDELYGGNTRYAKQRVFGWYEDIPSWLRRGLIEPVTGTALAGRLPLVKKAKSYVEQACLPLPERTEPYNLLLRLGMEEVLTPRLLAASDTRAPMRLQRSVWERVAAHNDLDRQLGFDWRFTLADNDLPKVVGTTALAGMDVGFPLLDDAVVDFSLALEPELKLRGLKLRWFFKEALRGFLPDEIITKKKHGFGLPFGHWALKDPALRELSETSVRGLAERGVLNPAFVDRLFREHLPAHPGYYGEMVWISMMLEQWLRARAPGWRL from the coding sequence ATGAGCGCGCGCGAGAACCGCCTGATCGGCCGCTTCGACGCACTGCAACTCGATGCCGCCCAGGACTTCGCGCGCCAGCAGGGCGAGCCGGCCATCCACATCGAGCGCCCCGGACTCCTGCTCGATGCCGCCGGCCCCGACCTGCGCGTGGTGGCCGATGCGCGCCTCCTGGCTCTGGTGATCGGGCGACCCCGCCAAGCCCCGAGTGCGGAAGGCGACGTCGCCCTGCTGGGCGGACTGCGACGCGATGCGCAGACCTTTCTCAATCGGCTCGGTGGTCGTGTAGCGGTCGTGTGGATAGACCTGGACCGCCGCGAACTCGCGATCGCCAGCGACCGCTTCAACACCCGTGGCCTGTGCTGGGCACGCGAGGCTGACAGCCTCGCCTTCGCCATCGGCGCGGACCGCGTGCCCCTGCAGTCACCGCAGATCGATGTGCAGGCGCTCTTCGACTACCTCTACTTCCATGTGATCCCTGCTCCGCGCACGGTGTTCGCGGGCGTCTCGCGCCTGGAGCCTGGCTGCCTGCTGCGCAGCGATGCGGTGGGGTCACGCGCCGAGGCCTGGTGGCAACCCCACTTCGAGGCGATCGCAGGGCGACCGCTGGAGACGCTCAAGCGCGAGTTCCGCGAAGCTGTGCAGGGCGCGGTAGCGCGTGAGGCCGCCGAGGGCGAGGTCGCGGCCTTCCTCTCCGGTGGCACGGACAGTTCCACCGTGGTCGGCATGCTGCGCCAGGTGAATGGCGGCGCGCCCCGCGGCTACTCGATCGGCTTCGAGGCCGAAGGCTACGACGAGATCGAGTACGCCCGCATTGCCGCCAAGGCCTTCGGCGCCGACCACAAGGAGTACTACATCCGGCCGGCCGACCTGGTCGCCAACATTCCGCTGGTCGCTGGCTTCTACGACCAGCCTTTCGGCAACTCCTCCGCCCTGCCCGCCTTCTGCCTCGCGCAGATGGCGCGCGCCGACGGCTACACCAAGCTCCTGGCCGGCGACGGTGGCGACGAACTTTATGGCGGCAATACGCGCTACGCGAAGCAGCGCGTATTCGGCTGGTACGAAGACATCCCCTCCTGGCTGCGTCGCGGCCTGATTGAACCGGTGACCGGCACCGCGCTGGCCGGCCGTTTGCCGCTGGTGAAAAAGGCCAAGAGCTACGTCGAGCAGGCATGCTTGCCGCTGCCCGAACGCACCGAACCCTACAACCTGCTGCTGCGCCTGGGCATGGAGGAAGTGCTGACGCCGCGCCTGCTCGCGGCCAGCGACACCCGCGCACCGATGCGCCTGCAGCGCAGCGTGTGGGAGCGCGTGGCGGCTCACAACGATCTGGATCGGCAGCTCGGTTTCGACTGGCGCTTCACGCTCGCCGACAACGATCTGCCCAAGGTCGTCGGCACCACGGCGCTGGCCGGCATGGACGTGGGCTTCCCGCTGCTCGACGACGCGGTGGTGGATTTCTCGCTCGCACTGGAGCCCGAGCTCAAGCTGCGCGGCCTCAAGCTGCGCTGGTTCTTCAAGGAGGCTCTGCGCGGCTTCCTGCCCGACGAGATCATCACCAAGAAGAAGCACGGCTTCGGCCTGCCCTTCGGCCACTGGGCGCTCAAGGACCCGGCCCTGCGCGAACTCTCCGAGACCTCGGTGCGCGGGCTGGCCGAGCGCGGCGTGCTGAACCCCGCTTTCGTCGACCGCCTGTTCCGCGAACACCTGCCCGCCCATCCCGGCTACTACGGCGAAATGGTGTGGATCTCGATGATGCTGGAGCAGTGGCTGCGCGCCCGCGCGCCCGGCTGGCGCCTGTGA
- a CDS encoding pyridoxal-dependent decarboxylase, exosortase A system-associated — MKSHSFALPFASRDGELIVGGLPLSRLAAQVGQTPFYAYDRKLLAARVQALRGALPGSIKLHYAMKANPMPALVSFMAGQVDGLDVASGRELRVALDAGMDPAEISFAGPGKSVVELEQAVAAGVLLNVESAREVRLLADISQRTGWAARVAVRINPDFDLKSSGMKMGGGPKQFGVDAESVPELLVEIGRLGLAFEGFHLYAGSQNLRAEAIVEAQQKSYALCLRLAEHAPHPVRTLNLGGGFGIPYFPGDTPLDLAPIGANLAALAEQASRELPDAAITIELGRYLVGEAGVYVCRVLDRKVSRGHVFLVTDGGLHHHLAASGNFGQVIRKNYPVLIGNRMDATQLESASVVGPLCTPLDLLGDKMELPAAEPGDLVVILQSGAYGYTASPRDFLSHPAPVEVLV; from the coding sequence ATGAAGAGCCACTCCTTTGCCCTGCCCTTCGCCAGCCGCGACGGCGAACTGATCGTCGGGGGCCTGCCGCTTTCGCGGCTTGCCGCCCAGGTCGGCCAGACGCCGTTCTACGCCTACGACCGCAAGCTGCTCGCCGCTCGTGTCCAGGCGCTGCGCGGCGCGCTGCCGGGCAGCATCAAGTTGCACTACGCGATGAAGGCGAACCCGATGCCGGCGCTGGTGAGCTTCATGGCCGGCCAGGTCGATGGCCTTGACGTCGCCTCCGGCCGCGAACTGCGCGTAGCGCTCGATGCCGGCATGGATCCGGCGGAAATCAGCTTCGCCGGTCCGGGCAAGAGCGTGGTCGAGCTGGAGCAAGCGGTGGCGGCCGGTGTACTGCTCAATGTGGAATCCGCACGCGAGGTGCGGCTCCTGGCCGACATCTCGCAGCGTACCGGCTGGGCCGCGCGCGTGGCGGTGCGGATCAATCCGGACTTCGACCTCAAGAGCTCCGGCATGAAGATGGGCGGCGGCCCCAAGCAGTTCGGCGTCGACGCCGAGAGCGTGCCCGAACTGCTGGTGGAGATCGGACGCCTTGGTCTCGCCTTCGAAGGCTTCCACCTTTACGCCGGCTCGCAGAACCTGCGCGCCGAGGCAATCGTGGAGGCGCAGCAGAAGAGCTACGCGCTGTGCCTGCGGCTCGCCGAGCATGCGCCGCACCCGGTTCGCACGCTCAACCTCGGCGGCGGCTTCGGCATCCCTTACTTTCCCGGCGACACCCCGCTGGACCTCGCGCCCATCGGCGCGAATCTGGCAGCACTCGCCGAGCAGGCTTCCCGCGAGCTGCCAGATGCAGCGATCACGATCGAACTCGGCCGCTACCTGGTTGGTGAAGCCGGCGTGTATGTATGCCGAGTGCTCGATCGCAAGGTCTCGCGCGGCCATGTCTTCCTCGTCACCGATGGCGGGCTGCATCACCATCTGGCCGCCTCCGGCAACTTCGGCCAGGTGATCCGCAAGAATTACCCGGTGCTGATCGGCAACCGCATGGATGCCACGCAGCTTGAGAGCGCCTCGGTGGTCGGCCCGCTGTGCACGCCACTGGACCTGCTCGGTGACAAGATGGAGCTGCCCGCCGCGGAACCCGGCGACCTGGTGGTGATCCTGCAATCCGGCGCCTACGGCTACACCGCGAGTCCACGCGACTTCCTCTCGCATCCAGCGCCGGTCGAGGTGCTGGTATGA